The Chloroherpetonaceae bacterium genome window below encodes:
- the acpS gene encoding holo-ACP synthase has product MNLGIDIIEIPRIREACQRYGDRFIRKVLTEKEASYCLSKKNPFESIAVRFAAKEAFSKAIGTGITEHFGWHSVEILRDDSGKPVINFFSPLTHLDPEKVRVSLSHTHKYAIAAVIILP; this is encoded by the coding sequence ATGAATTTAGGCATCGATATCATCGAAATTCCCCGTATTCGCGAGGCTTGCCAACGATACGGGGATCGATTTATTCGAAAGGTACTTACTGAAAAAGAAGCAAGTTATTGCCTTTCGAAAAAGAATCCCTTCGAAAGCATTGCGGTAAGGTTTGCAGCCAAAGAAGCCTTTTCAAAAGCAATCGGAACCGGAATCACAGAGCATTTTGGGTGGCACTCTGTTGAAATTCTTCGTGATGATTCAGGTAAACCTGTGATTAATTTTTTTTCACCGCTGACCCATCTTGATCCCGAAAAAGTTCGGGTGAGCCTTTCTCATACACATAAATATGCCATTGCGGCTGTGATTATTCTTCCTTAA
- a CDS encoding 2,3-bisphosphoglycerate-dependent phosphoglycerate mutase, with product MSKLILIRHGQSQWNLENRFTGWVDVPITEKGRAEARSAGEKIKDIPLDLAYTSVLYRAIETLIRALEGANQLNVPTYFHPALNERHYGALQGLNKAETAKIYGDEQVKIWRRSYDVPPPSDKTDLNPEGFTESLKDTAARAIPYFNDEILPKVKAGKNVVVSAHGNSLRAIVMSLDGLSKEEVLELNIPNGVPIVYEYDGDKLTSKSILN from the coding sequence ATGAGTAAACTGATTCTTATTCGGCACGGTCAATCTCAATGGAATTTAGAAAATCGATTCACCGGTTGGGTTGATGTTCCAATTACTGAAAAAGGAAGAGCCGAAGCTCGAAGTGCCGGCGAAAAGATTAAGGATATTCCGCTTGACTTAGCCTATACTTCTGTTTTATACCGTGCAATCGAAACTTTAATTCGTGCGTTAGAAGGGGCCAATCAGTTAAATGTCCCAACTTATTTTCATCCAGCTCTGAACGAACGCCACTATGGTGCTTTACAAGGTTTGAATAAAGCTGAAACGGCTAAAATCTACGGCGATGAACAAGTTAAAATTTGGCGTAGAAGTTATGATGTTCCTCCTCCTTCGGATAAAACCGATTTAAACCCCGAGGGATTTACAGAAAGCCTAAAAGACACGGCTGCCAGAGCGATTCCTTACTTTAATGATGAAATTCTTCCAAAAGTCAAGGCGGGCAAAAATGTCGTTGTTTCCGCACACGGCAACAGCCTTCGCGCAATCGTAATGTCTTTAGATGGTCTTTCCAAAGAAGAGGTATTAGAACTGAATATCCCAAATGGTGTTCCGATTGTTTACGAATACGACGGGGATAAACTTACTTCAAAATCGATTCTAAATTAA